A window of Synergistaceae bacterium genomic DNA:
CGTCGTCAGGGAGATGACCGACATGCTGGTCGCAAGCAGGGCCTACGAGGCCAACCTGGCGGTGGCCGACGCCGCGCGCAACATGTGGTCGGGCGCCCTGGAGATCATGAGAGGGTAGCCGGGCGTTTTTTCAGTAATAATCGTGGTTTTTCCAAAGGACGGTTCTTTAGTCCTAGCCGTGATGATCCGGGAGGCTTGTCATAAGCCTCCCGCTTTTGTTATAAATTAACGGTTGTGTTACAATGACGATAATTGAGCTCTCATCACTATCGGGGAGGTTATCCAAGTGAACCATTTGAAGCTCGATCTGACGAAACTGGCCGACGTAAAGAAGGGGCCGGCCGTCTCTCCCGTGGCGGAGTCAACCGGCTTGAAGCGCGGACTCGGCCTCACATTCGAAGACCTCCTGGAGAGTTCCATAAAAAACGTGAACGACCTTCAGCAGGATTCGGACAAGATGGTCAACAGACTGGCGACCGGCGATGTGGACGATATTTCAGAGGTCGTACTGTCGGCCCAGCGTGCCGAGTTTGCCCTGCGCCTGATCACCGAAGTGCGCAACAAGCTCGTGGACGCGTACCAACAGCTCGGGCGCATGTCGGTTTAGGTTAGCCGATGGACTGGTTGCGCCAGGCGCTTGCACGGGGCGGCCTATTCTGGTCGTCGTTGAGGCCGTGGCAGCGATTATCCATAGCCGGAGCAGCGGCGGCCGTCGTGCTCGCTCTGGTCTTTGCCGTTTTCTGGGCCGGACGATCGCCGTACGAACCCCTCTTCACGGCCCTCGAGGTGGAGGACCAGTCCGCCATAGTGGCCTGGCTCCGCGAGAACAAGGTGGACTACAAGCTTGACCCTGCAGCGAATGCCATCTTGGTCCCGAGGACGCTGGTCTACGAGACCAGGCTCAGCTTGGCGCAGGGCGGTCTTCCTAAGGGGGGCAGTGTCGGATACGAGCTGTTCGA
This region includes:
- the fliE gene encoding flagellar hook-basal body complex protein FliE; protein product: MAESTGLKRGLGLTFEDLLESSIKNVNDLQQDSDKMVNRLATGDVDDISEVVLSAQRAEFALRLITEVRNKLVDAYQQLGRMSV